In Castanea sativa cultivar Marrone di Chiusa Pesio chromosome 6, ASM4071231v1, a single window of DNA contains:
- the LOC142637967 gene encoding dirigent protein 25-like, protein METHRSLSSTTKAIAYLLFLTLTILSATSARSLDEFPPESTNAIVPPVSDVSPVTTPNSAATTTTGANADSSHTLTFFLHDILGGTKPSAQAMTGIVNSPALNGQLPFAKPNGAVLPVSNNGPQNNDNNNFPFLTGLGGATSPVLQNNGANVPVVNGGQLPSGSAIQKLMFGTMTVFDDELTEGNELGSGLVGKAQGFYVVSSEDGTSQTMAFTAMFESGNYADSLSFFGVHRTGVSESQLAIMGGTGKYVNAKGFATVKTFTDQANQQHETDGVETKLEFTVYISY, encoded by the coding sequence ATGGAAACCCACAGATCCCTCTCTAGCACAACCAAGGCCATAGCCTACCTTTTGTTCCTCACTCTCACCATTTTATCTGCTACCTCAGCTCGAAGCCTTGACGAGTTTCCACCAGAATCAACCAATGCAATTGTCCCACCAGTCAGCGATGTATCCCCAGTGACTACACCTAATTCAGCTGCAACCACTACCACTGGTGCTAATGCTGATTCCTCCCATACCTTAACATTTTTCTTGCATGACATACTAGGTGGTACAAAGCCCTCGGCCCAAGCCATGACAGGAATAGTGAACAGCCCGGCTCTCAATGGACAACTCCCATTTGCAAAGCCCAATGGGGCAGTCCTCCCAGTCAGCAATAATGGACCTCAAAATAACGATAACAACAACTTTCCATTCCTCACTGGCCTTGGTGGCGCTACATCACCTGTGTTACAAAACAATGGTGCAAACGTTCCAGTAGTTAATGGGGGTCAACTCCCGTCAGGCTCTGCCATCCAAAAGCTCATGTTTGGCACTATGACAGTGTTTGATGATGAGCTAACTGAGGGGAACGAGCTTGGGTCAGGATTGGTTGGAAAGGCACAAGGGTTCTATGTGGTGAGCTCAGAGGATGGTACTAGTCAGACCATGGCTTTTACTGCTATGTTTGAGAGTGGGAATTATGCTGATAGTCTAAGCTTCTTTGGGGTACATAGAACTGGTGTGTCAGAGTCTCAATTAGCTATCATGGGTGGGACTGGAAAGTACGTTAATGCAAAGGGATTTGCCACAGTTAAGACCTTCACGGATCAGGCCAATCAGCAGCATGAGACCGATGGTGTGGAGACGAAGTTGGAGTTCACCGTTTATATTTCTTACTAA
- the LOC142640110 gene encoding uncharacterized protein LOC142640110 — protein MFEVVEDLLDDGIDKINYRRVQYDRRDRSLTLIVSFPQDGHLPQEAKEAKKIKKRAVRFTILNDTLYKRGFSMPYLKYVDEEEAKYILEEIHEGVCGDHAGPRSLVSKVIRTGYFWPTMQVDTIELVKKCDKCQRFGNVQFGILRTIILDNGRQINNQGLGDFCSGLGIKNQFSSPGHPQANG, from the exons ATGTTTGAAGTTGTCGAAGACTTACTAGATGATGGGATTGACAAAATCAACTACAGACGAGTTCAATACGACAGACGAGATCGTTCTCTGACTCTGATCGTGTCTTTTCCCCAAGATGGGCACCTCCCTCAGGAAGCCAAGGAggccaagaagatcaagaagagGGCAGTCAGATTTACGATCCTAAATGACACCTTATACAAGAGAGGCTTCTCCATGCCTTACTTGAAGTATGTCGATGAAGAAGAAGCCAAATACATCCTAGAAGAAATCCACGAAGGAGTTTGTGGGGACCATGCTGGCCCCAGATCCCTGGTAAGCAAGGTCATTCGAACAGGTTATTTCTGGCCAACTATGCAAGTGGACACAATAGAACTCGTCAAGAAGTGTGacaagtgtcagaggttcgGGAATGTCCA gttcgggattcTAAGGACGATTATATTAGATAATGGGCGGCAGATCAACAACCAAGGCCTCGGGGACTTCTGCTCGGGCCTAGGCATCAAGAACCAGTTCTCATCCCCAGGACATCCACAGGCGAATGGATAG
- the LOC142641236 gene encoding uncharacterized protein LOC142641236 isoform X2, which produces MESKERMPSVIARLMGLDELPPQQPVQKQQRVLSEYYLQRVASIGVREKRSYHERASFRISSEEQKELGYNFRVGETLNRCKQHNQSVEDRKISSSSSEEKMAFIRQNFSDAKCISVDKSSHSVPPYSQSEHHTVSKSSHTSYGSNIDKCGKFGRTTVQGNVKLRQKPKNSLVRKLHGELGLDNICKYTRSQLESNGEACHPPTAIVILKPNHGNPENDAQCFASPSSYEGSLLGDGELKDSPILENGKSDVEVRERKNLAYDMEPTRQRPRVSREISEEVTRQTRHGTVRISTKESRSGLRIDGTVAKESELKMPTNFSNWRNHYKSSFSLSHGSYVTREATRQISERWRMNKKFQKDGLAGRASTLGELLAMPDHETGAKNVNYKPGKHGLGNQTVANDGHVNSSGPLGISGRDGLKDGSIRNLPKSRSLSASSSAMESPRTRTRYEGLQSDWNLSLGEFVFWAQNKSRKQNLNQENGLKCGNLFSYEKSHSFSCLDLENNQTVDEVKIELQKDLSDKNFLGPQSSTTSFSYSDLENNHIVQDKWLVEGELKNNLDNINMCEQNVSLPKPSVRSFASVTMVTDVVADAKIKVVSRPSGNSKEELIEPTTCILEANSDSFSLASDTSIQQETYAGFHEEGSVFSQCSGTDPESILSLGEANHPSPISVLEAPYKEELSSSSECLGSVSTDISETLSEAARMIVSSDEDDEGSVDDLKENEDLMSLFGVEESRDFSYVVDVLTEAGFHGELLDMDFGAWHSSECPISLSIFETLEKRFGEQSSWKRSERRLLFDRINSGLLEILQPCMGVPSWTKPVSKIFKPKMSLDMIEEELWMLLVSQEKEVSKDSAMNMLGKELASIDLGNDIDFIGREIERLLVEELVAEVFSIVIS; this is translated from the exons ATGGAATCCAAAGAACGGATGCCAAGTGTTATTGCAAGATTGATGGGCCTTGATGAACTTCCGCCTCAGCAGCCTGTTCAAAAACAGCAAAGAGTGCTTTCTGAGTATTATTTACAGAGGGTTGCTTCTATAGGTGTCCGGGAGAAGCGTTCATACCATGAGCGTGCTTCCTTTAGGATAAGCAGTGAAGAGCAGAAGGAATTAGGTTACAACTTTAGAGTAGGGGAAACATTAAATAGATGTAAGCAACATAACCAGTCGGTTGAAGACAGGAAAATCAGCTCAAGTTCATCAGAAGAAAAAATGGCTTTCATAAGGCAGAATTTTTCAGATGCAAAATGCATTTCAGTGGATAAGTCATCACATAGTGTTCCTCCTTACTCACAATCGGAGCATCATACAGTCTCAAAGTCATCACATACTTCTTATGGTAGCAATATTGACAAATGTGGGAAATTTGGGAGGACAACAGTGCAAGGGAATGTTAAATTGCGGCAGAAACCTAAGAATAGTCTTGTTAGAAAGTTGCATGGAGAACTTGGTCTTGATAATATATGCAAGTATACTAGATCACAATTGGAGTCAAATGGTGAAGCATGCCATCCGCCCACAGCAATTGTAATTTTGAAACCAAACCATGGCAATCCAGAGAATGATGCACAATGTTTTGCTTCACCTAGCTCATATGAAGGTTCTCTTTTGGGTGATGGGGAGTTAAAAGATTCTCCTATTCTTGAAAATGGGAAATCAGACGTTGAAGTCAGAGAGAGGAAGAACTTGGCATATGACATGGAACCTACAAGGCAACGACCTAGAGTTTCAAGAGAGATTTCAGAGGAAGTTACTAGACAAACAAGGCATGGCACAGTTAGGATTTCAACAAAGGAATCAAGGTCAGGATTGAGAATTGATGGCACTGTTGCTAAAGAGTCTGAGCTGAAGATGCCTACAAATTTCTCTAATTGGAGGAACCACTACAAGTCCTCATTTTCCCTTTCGCATGGGTCATATGTCACCAGGGAAGCAACAAGGCAGATCTCTGAACGATGGAGGATGAATAAGAAGTTTCAAAAAGATGGACTGGCTGGGAGAGCAAGTACTCTGGGTGAATTGCTTGCTATGCCTGATCATGAAACTGGGGCAAAAAATGTTAATTACAAGCCTGGTAAGCATGGCCTGGGCAATCAAACTGTTGCAAATGATGGGCATGTGAACTCCAGTGGTCCTTTAGGCATTAGCGGCAGGGATGGTTTGAAGGATGGGTCTATCAGAAACTTACCAAAGTCCAGATCTCTTTCTGCATCTTCGTCTGCCATGGAGAGTCCTAGAACTAGGACTAGATATGAAGGTCTTCAAAGTGACTGGaatttgagcttgggagagttTGTTTTTTGGGCACAGAACAAGTCAAGGAAGCAAAATTTAAACCAGGAAAATGGTCTCAAATGTGGAAACTTATTTAGCTATGAGAAATCCCATTCTTTTTCCTGCTTGGATTTGGAAAATAATCAGACTGTAGATGAGGTGAAAATCGAACTTCAGAAGGATCTATCTGATAAGAATTTTTTGGGTCCTCAGTCATCAACTACCAGTTTTTCTTACTCTGatttagaaaataatcacattGTACAAGATAAATGGTTGGTGGAAGGTGAGCTGAAGAACAACCTTGACAATATCAATATGTGTGAACAGAATGTTTCACTTCCTAAGCCATCAGTTCGTAGTTTTGCCTCAGTAACCATGGTAACTGATGTGGTGGCTGATGCAAAGATTAAGGTTGTGAGTAGGCCTTCTGGAAATTCTAAGGAAGAGCTGATTGAGCCAACAACTTGCATCCTAGAGGCAAATTCTGATTCTTTTAGTCTTGCCTCAGATACTTCAATTCAACAG GAAACATATGCTGGATTCCACGAAGAAGGTTCTGTTTTCTCACAGTGTTCTGGCACAGATCCAGAATCCATATTAAGTTTGGGGGAGGCTAATCATCCTAGTCCAATTTCAGTTCTGGAAGCACCTTATAAAGAAGAGCTTTCATCTAGTTCTGAATGCTTAGGAAGTGTCAGCACTGACATTAGTG AAACTCTCTCAGAGGCAGCTAGAATGATTGTTTcaagtgatgaagatgatgaaggATCTGTAGATGACcttaaagaaaatgaagatttgATGAGCTTGTTTGGTGTTGAAGAAAGCAGGGATTTCTCCTACGTTGTTGATGTATTAACTGAGGCAGGTTTTCATGGTGAGCTTCTGGATATGGACTTTGGTGCCTGGCACTCTTCAGAATGCCCAATAAGCCTTTCAATTTTTGAGACCCTAGAGAAGAGGTTTGGTGAGCAGTCTTCCTGGAAAAGGTCAGAAAGGAGGCTTCTCTTTGACCGAATAAATTCAGGGCTGTTGGAGATTCTTCAGCCATGCATGGGCGTGCCCTCATGGACAAAGCCTGTGTCTAAAATATTTAAACCAAAGATGAGCCTGGACATGATTGAGGAAGAGTTATGGATGTTGCTAGTCAGCCAAGAAAAGGAAGTGAGCAAGGATTCAGCAATGAATATGCTGGGAAAGGAACTAGCATCTATAGATTTAGGAAATGATATCGATTTTATAggtagagaaatagagagattaTTGGTTGAGGAGCTTGTAGCAGAGGTTTTTAGCATTGTCATTTCTTGA
- the LOC142641236 gene encoding uncharacterized protein LOC142641236 isoform X1 has protein sequence MESKERMPSVIARLMGLDELPPQQPVQKQQRVLSEYYLQRVASIGVREKRSYHERASFRISSEEQKELGYNFRVGETLNRCKQHNQSVEDRKISSSSSEEKMAFIRQNFSDAKCISVDKSSHSVPPYSQSEHHTVSKSSHTSYGSNIDKCGKFGRTTVQGNVKLRQKPKNSLVRKLHGELGLDNICKYTRSQLESNGEACHPPTAIVILKPNHGNPENDAQCFASPSSYEGSLLGDGELKDSPILENGKSDVEVRERKNLAYDMEPTRQRPRVSREISEEVTRQTRHGTVRISTKESRSGLRIDGTVAKESELKMPTNFSNWRNHYKSSFSLSHGSYVTREATRQISERWRMNKKFQKDGLAGRASTLGELLAMPDHETGAKNVNYKPGKHGLGNQTVANDGHVNSSGPLGISGRDGLKDGSIRNLPKSRSLSASSSAMESPRTRTRYEGLQSDWNLSLGEFVFWAQNKSRKQNLNQENGLKCGNLFSYEKSHSFSCLDLENNQTVDEVKIELQKDLSDKNFLGPQSSTTSFSYSDLENNHIVQDKWLVEGELKNNLDNINMCEQNVSLPKPSVRSFASVTMVTDVVADAKIKVVSRPSGNSKEELIEPTTCILEANSDSFSLASDTSIQQETYAGFHEEGSVFSQCSGTDPESILSLGEANHPSPISVLEAPYKEELSSSSECLGSVSTDISDISETLSEAARMIVSSDEDDEGSVDDLKENEDLMSLFGVEESRDFSYVVDVLTEAGFHGELLDMDFGAWHSSECPISLSIFETLEKRFGEQSSWKRSERRLLFDRINSGLLEILQPCMGVPSWTKPVSKIFKPKMSLDMIEEELWMLLVSQEKEVSKDSAMNMLGKELASIDLGNDIDFIGREIERLLVEELVAEVFSIVIS, from the exons ATGGAATCCAAAGAACGGATGCCAAGTGTTATTGCAAGATTGATGGGCCTTGATGAACTTCCGCCTCAGCAGCCTGTTCAAAAACAGCAAAGAGTGCTTTCTGAGTATTATTTACAGAGGGTTGCTTCTATAGGTGTCCGGGAGAAGCGTTCATACCATGAGCGTGCTTCCTTTAGGATAAGCAGTGAAGAGCAGAAGGAATTAGGTTACAACTTTAGAGTAGGGGAAACATTAAATAGATGTAAGCAACATAACCAGTCGGTTGAAGACAGGAAAATCAGCTCAAGTTCATCAGAAGAAAAAATGGCTTTCATAAGGCAGAATTTTTCAGATGCAAAATGCATTTCAGTGGATAAGTCATCACATAGTGTTCCTCCTTACTCACAATCGGAGCATCATACAGTCTCAAAGTCATCACATACTTCTTATGGTAGCAATATTGACAAATGTGGGAAATTTGGGAGGACAACAGTGCAAGGGAATGTTAAATTGCGGCAGAAACCTAAGAATAGTCTTGTTAGAAAGTTGCATGGAGAACTTGGTCTTGATAATATATGCAAGTATACTAGATCACAATTGGAGTCAAATGGTGAAGCATGCCATCCGCCCACAGCAATTGTAATTTTGAAACCAAACCATGGCAATCCAGAGAATGATGCACAATGTTTTGCTTCACCTAGCTCATATGAAGGTTCTCTTTTGGGTGATGGGGAGTTAAAAGATTCTCCTATTCTTGAAAATGGGAAATCAGACGTTGAAGTCAGAGAGAGGAAGAACTTGGCATATGACATGGAACCTACAAGGCAACGACCTAGAGTTTCAAGAGAGATTTCAGAGGAAGTTACTAGACAAACAAGGCATGGCACAGTTAGGATTTCAACAAAGGAATCAAGGTCAGGATTGAGAATTGATGGCACTGTTGCTAAAGAGTCTGAGCTGAAGATGCCTACAAATTTCTCTAATTGGAGGAACCACTACAAGTCCTCATTTTCCCTTTCGCATGGGTCATATGTCACCAGGGAAGCAACAAGGCAGATCTCTGAACGATGGAGGATGAATAAGAAGTTTCAAAAAGATGGACTGGCTGGGAGAGCAAGTACTCTGGGTGAATTGCTTGCTATGCCTGATCATGAAACTGGGGCAAAAAATGTTAATTACAAGCCTGGTAAGCATGGCCTGGGCAATCAAACTGTTGCAAATGATGGGCATGTGAACTCCAGTGGTCCTTTAGGCATTAGCGGCAGGGATGGTTTGAAGGATGGGTCTATCAGAAACTTACCAAAGTCCAGATCTCTTTCTGCATCTTCGTCTGCCATGGAGAGTCCTAGAACTAGGACTAGATATGAAGGTCTTCAAAGTGACTGGaatttgagcttgggagagttTGTTTTTTGGGCACAGAACAAGTCAAGGAAGCAAAATTTAAACCAGGAAAATGGTCTCAAATGTGGAAACTTATTTAGCTATGAGAAATCCCATTCTTTTTCCTGCTTGGATTTGGAAAATAATCAGACTGTAGATGAGGTGAAAATCGAACTTCAGAAGGATCTATCTGATAAGAATTTTTTGGGTCCTCAGTCATCAACTACCAGTTTTTCTTACTCTGatttagaaaataatcacattGTACAAGATAAATGGTTGGTGGAAGGTGAGCTGAAGAACAACCTTGACAATATCAATATGTGTGAACAGAATGTTTCACTTCCTAAGCCATCAGTTCGTAGTTTTGCCTCAGTAACCATGGTAACTGATGTGGTGGCTGATGCAAAGATTAAGGTTGTGAGTAGGCCTTCTGGAAATTCTAAGGAAGAGCTGATTGAGCCAACAACTTGCATCCTAGAGGCAAATTCTGATTCTTTTAGTCTTGCCTCAGATACTTCAATTCAACAG GAAACATATGCTGGATTCCACGAAGAAGGTTCTGTTTTCTCACAGTGTTCTGGCACAGATCCAGAATCCATATTAAGTTTGGGGGAGGCTAATCATCCTAGTCCAATTTCAGTTCTGGAAGCACCTTATAAAGAAGAGCTTTCATCTAGTTCTGAATGCTTAGGAAGTGTCAGCACTGACATTAGTG ATATCTCAGAAACTCTCTCAGAGGCAGCTAGAATGATTGTTTcaagtgatgaagatgatgaaggATCTGTAGATGACcttaaagaaaatgaagatttgATGAGCTTGTTTGGTGTTGAAGAAAGCAGGGATTTCTCCTACGTTGTTGATGTATTAACTGAGGCAGGTTTTCATGGTGAGCTTCTGGATATGGACTTTGGTGCCTGGCACTCTTCAGAATGCCCAATAAGCCTTTCAATTTTTGAGACCCTAGAGAAGAGGTTTGGTGAGCAGTCTTCCTGGAAAAGGTCAGAAAGGAGGCTTCTCTTTGACCGAATAAATTCAGGGCTGTTGGAGATTCTTCAGCCATGCATGGGCGTGCCCTCATGGACAAAGCCTGTGTCTAAAATATTTAAACCAAAGATGAGCCTGGACATGATTGAGGAAGAGTTATGGATGTTGCTAGTCAGCCAAGAAAAGGAAGTGAGCAAGGATTCAGCAATGAATATGCTGGGAAAGGAACTAGCATCTATAGATTTAGGAAATGATATCGATTTTATAggtagagaaatagagagattaTTGGTTGAGGAGCTTGTAGCAGAGGTTTTTAGCATTGTCATTTCTTGA
- the LOC142640108 gene encoding dirigent protein 25-like — MAKLPSMLTIAFILLLFMAIINYSSSARTLGNRTPTNQNHYHKITFLMRDVLNVTHHPLSKPSTAKVTGQLPFQKPLGFFPPIGGIPLDNPTIQGTGLSTQTLDLSSIGLSFPARATLQELEFGTVKAIDEEIFKGPSNMSPILGKAQGIYVASSEDGSSHMMAMTAYLASSDFKDGLRFFGLHQTDVPESHIAIIGGTGKYQGANGYATVKAVDVRSHVDGEGKGTNKVLLFNVYLS; from the coding sequence ATGGCCAAGCTTCCCTCCATGCTAACCATAGCCTTTATCTTACTTTTATTCATGGCCATAATCAATTACTCATCTTCTGCTAGAACTCTTGGCAATCGAACCCCAACCAATCAAAACCATTATCACAAAATCACTTTTCTAATGAGAGACGTGCTCAATGTGACTCACCACCCCTTATCAAAACCCTCAACTGCTAAAGTCACTGGTCAGCTGCCTTTCCAAAAACCACTAGGATTTTTCCCTCCTATTGGAGGAATCCCCTTAGACAATCCAACAATTCAAGGCACAGGATTGTCCACTCAAACACTTGACTTATCAAGCATTGGTCTATCTTTCCCAGCTAGAGCTACTCTTCAAGAATTGGAGTTTGGGACAGTAAAAGCAATAGATGAAGAAATATTTAAGGGGCCAAGTAACATGTCACCTATACTTGGAAAAGCACAAGGGATATATGTTGCAAGCTCAGAAGATGGGAGTAGCCACATGATGGCAATGACAGCATATCTTGCTAGTAGTGACTTCAAAGATGGGTTGAGATTTTTTGGGTTGCACCAAACTGATGTTCCTGAGTCTCATATTGCAATTATTGGTGGCACTGGGAAGTATCAGGGTGCTAATGGCTATGCAACAGTTAAGGCTGTGGATGTAAGGTCTCATGTTGACGGGGAAggaaaaggaaccaataaggtCCTTTTGTTCAATGTATATCTAAGTTAG
- the LOC142641575 gene encoding dirigent protein 24-like, protein MAKLSLLTTKTLKATMYLLFLAIILGCANSARILDDVDTQPPILPNPSQLSNPATTTDPNVTPTVGPTTTLPSGQIPATTTTTPTTIVDDTDSPLPETETPDANTTPVAPVTSPTVDPVADTPQPEPETPNVDTTPVAPIINPVAQPNVQVPNTIPTPVAGVAPVASPTPTTTSPTGPTPITTATSATPGPPIPPLTFFMHDVLGGTHPSARVVTGIIANTQINGLPFSKPNDNIFPVSGGVPLTNQNLNGLLNNNNNLPFLAGLNGIGPQSSTTFQNSGNNDVTNGGNSQPFVTAGQLPSGASLQKLMFGSLTVFDDELTEGQELGSAVIGKAQGFYLASSLDGTSQTIAVTVLLSHGGGQQHQDQTVVEDTISFFGVHRTASHESQIAVVGGTGKYENAKGYATLGSLHQEDQHTTDGVDTILQFSVYLSY, encoded by the coding sequence ATGGCCAAACTTTCCCTCCTCACAACTAAAACACTCAAAGCCACCATGTACCTCTTGTTCCTAGCCATCATCCTAGGGTGTGCCAACTCTGCCAGGATCCTTGATGACGTGGATACACAACCCCCCATCCTCCCTAATCCATCTCAATTATCCAATCCTGCCACAACAACTGACCCAAATGTAACTCCAACTGTGGGTCCCACCACCACATTGCCAAGTGGCCAAATCcctgccaccaccaccaccactcccACTACTATAGTCGATGACACTGACTCGCCACTACCCGAAACTGAAACTCCTGATGCAAACACCACACCCGTGGCACCCGTAACTAGTCCAACTGTCGACCCAGTTGCTGACACACCACAGCCTGAACCTGAAACTCCTAACGTAGACACCACACCTGTAGCACCTATAATCAATCCAGTAGCCCAGCCAAATGTTCAAGTACCCAACACCATCCCGACACCCGTTGCTGGCGTGGCACCCGTAGCTAGTCCCACCCCTACCACCACATCTCCAACTGGACCAACCCCAATTACCACCGCCACCTCAGCAACACCTGGCCCACCAATTCCCCCACTAACCTTCTTCATGCACGACGTCCTAGGAGGGACCCACCCATCAGCCAGAGTGGTCACAGGGATCATAGCCAACACCCAAATCAACGGCCTACCTTTCTCCAAACCCAACGACAACATCTTCCCAGTCTCCGGAGGGGTCCCACTAACAAACCAAAACCTCAACGGCctcctcaacaacaacaacaacctcCCATTCCTCGCAGGTCTCAACGGCATTGGACCCCAATCCTCCACCACCTTCCAAAACAGCGGCAACAACGACGTCACTAACGGCGGAAACAGCCAGCCGTTTGTGACGGCGGGCCAGTTGCCATCTGGGGCTTCGCTACAAAAACTCATGTTTGGATCGTTAACTGTTTTCGACGACGAGTTAACCGAAGGACAGGAGCTGGGTTCAGCTGTGATTGGTAAAGCTCAAGGCTTTTACTTGGCGAGCTCGTTGGATGGGACGAGTCAGACCATTGCTGTGACAGTGTTGCTTTCACATGGTGGTGGTCAACAACACCAAGACCAGACGGTGGTGGAGGATACGATAAGTTTCTTTGGGGTGCATCGTACGGCGTCGCATGAGTCTCAGATAGCGGTGGTTGGTGGGACCGGGAAGTATGAGAATGCCAAAGGGTACGCCACGTTGGGATCGCTTCATCAGGAGGATCAGCACACCACGGACGGCGTCGATACCATCTTGCAGTTCAGTGTTTACCTTTCTTATTAG
- the LOC142640487 gene encoding glutathione S-transferase DHAR2-like — MAYEVAAKAAVGAPDVLGDCPFTQRVLLTLEEKKVPHKVHLINLSEKPQWFLEVNPEGKVPVVKFDDKWVSDSDVLVGILEEKHPEPSLAPPPEFASVGSKIFGAFFKFLKSKDPSDGSEQALLDELKALDEHLKAHGPYIAGEKITSVDLSLAPKLYHLDVALGHFKKWTVPASLTHFHKYKELLFSRESFQKTRPTKEHVIAGWEPKVNA, encoded by the exons ATGGCTTATGAGGTCGCTGCCAAAGCTGCTGTTGGTGCTCCTGATGTTCTTGGAGACT GTCCATTTACACAAAGGGTTCTCCTAACTTTGGAGGAGAAGAAAGTCCCACACAAGGTGCACCTCATCAATCTCTCTGAAAAACCCCAATG GTTTTTGGAGGTGAATCCAGAAGGGAAGGTCCCTGTGGTGAAGTTTGATGACAAATGGGTGTCTGACTCTGATGTTCTTGTTGGAATTCTTGAGGAAAagcaccctgaaccttctcttGCTCCTCCTCCTGAATTTGCCTCTGT GGGATCTAAGATTTTTGGGGCCTTCTTTAAGTTCTTGAAGAGCAAGGACCCCAGTGACGGATCCGAGCAGGCTTTGCTTGATGAATTGAAGGCATTGGATGAACACCTTAAGGCACAT GGGCCGTATATTGCTGGAGAGAAGATAACTTCTGTTGATTTGAGTTTGGCACCAAAGCTGTACCATCTCGATGTTGCTCTTGGTCATTTCAAGAAGTGGACCGTGCCTGCAAGCTTAACTCATTTCCACAAATACAAGGag TTGCTTTTCTCTCGAGAGTCTTTCCAGAAAACCAGGCCTACAAAAGAGCACGTAATTGCAGGATGGGAGCCGAAGGTCAATGCATAA
- the LOC142640109 gene encoding uncharacterized protein LOC142640109 — protein MTNRTLLKIIKAKLDDAKGAWPEELPNVLWAYRTMARTLAGETPFRLTYGTEAVIPVEVGVASIRREVFHEENNDDQLQINLDCLDEVRDKAFNRMTKYQQKMADYYNKRVKLRGLDIGDLVLRNVTTATRDSAQGKLGPTWEGPY, from the coding sequence ATGACGAATCGAACACTGCTCAAGATTATTAAAGCCAAGCTGGACGACGCGAAGGGTGCCTGGCCAGAAGAATTGCCtaatgtcttgtgggcctacagaaccATGGCGAGAACCCTagcaggagaaacccctttcagGCTTACTTATGGCACTGAAGCAGTAATCCCAGTCGAGGTAGGAGTGGCCAGCATCAGGCGAGAGGTATTCCATGAAGAAAACAACGACGACCAACTACAAATTAACCTGGATTGCCTAGATGAAGTAAGAGACAAAGCTTTCAACAGGATGACGAAATACCAGCAGAAGATGGCCGATTACTACAACAAGAGGGTAAAACTCAGAGGACTTGACATAGGCGACCTTGTCCTGCGCAACGTCACTACAGCGACTAGAGACTCTGCCCAAGGAAAGCTTGGccccacatgggaaggaccctacTGA